A part of Bacteroides sp. genomic DNA contains:
- a CDS encoding acetate--CoA ligase family protein: MINQQLINPRSIVVVGGSNDITKPGGKILKNIIDGGFKGELYVTNLKESEVQGIPSFQNPAELPQVDLAVIAIAARFVPDTVDLLAHQKNTRAFIILSAGFSEESEAGAALEKKVVDTINSVNGALIGPNCVGILTPHHQSIFTYPIPKLDPKGCDFISGSGATACFIMEAGIPKGLTFSSVFSVGNSAQMGVEEILQYLDETFDPESSSRVKLLYLEQVDKPQKLLRHASSLIRKGCRIAAIKAGSSAAGSRAASSHTGALASPDVAVDALFRKAGIVRCSGREDLISVASVFMHPRLEGKNIAVITHAGGPAVMLTDALSNSGLEVPHIDTPASKELLTKLFPGSSVANPIDFLATGTAEQLGIIIDYVDNQFDNIDGMVVIFGTPGLFPLFDVYEVLHQKMLTARKPVFPVLPSTLTAKAEVEDFIAKGRINFPDEVTLGNALCRVYHTPAPGPEKVELPAVDHQRIRAIIEGAGDGYLAPEAVQGLLDAAGIPRAGEAVAATEAEVLKAAEQLGYPLVMKVVGPVHKSDVGGVVLNVKDAEGVKREFARMMQIKDTTAILMQPMLSGTELFAGAKREDKFGHMVLCGMGGIFIEVLKDVSSALSPLSKDDALGMIRRLKSYRIIQGVRGQEGISEDRFSEVLVRLSALLEAAPEIYEMDLNPLLGKGEQVVAVDARINLVK; the protein is encoded by the coding sequence ATGATCAACCAGCAACTGATCAATCCTCGGTCCATCGTGGTGGTGGGCGGGTCGAACGACATCACCAAGCCGGGTGGCAAAATCTTAAAAAACATCATTGACGGGGGCTTTAAGGGCGAGCTGTATGTCACCAACCTGAAGGAGAGCGAGGTGCAGGGCATCCCCAGCTTTCAGAACCCTGCCGAGCTGCCGCAGGTTGACCTGGCGGTGATTGCCATTGCCGCACGTTTTGTGCCCGACACGGTGGATCTGCTGGCGCATCAGAAGAACACCCGGGCCTTTATCATCCTGTCGGCGGGCTTCAGCGAGGAAAGCGAGGCGGGGGCGGCCTTGGAGAAAAAAGTGGTGGACACCATCAACAGCGTGAACGGGGCTTTGATAGGCCCCAACTGTGTGGGCATCCTCACCCCCCATCACCAAAGCATCTTCACCTACCCCATACCCAAACTCGATCCCAAAGGCTGCGACTTCATCTCGGGCTCGGGTGCTACGGCCTGTTTCATCATGGAGGCGGGCATCCCCAAGGGGCTTACCTTTTCGAGCGTGTTCTCGGTGGGCAACAGCGCCCAGATGGGGGTGGAGGAAATTTTGCAATACCTCGATGAGACCTTTGACCCTGAGAGCAGTTCACGGGTAAAACTGCTTTACCTTGAACAGGTCGACAAGCCTCAGAAGCTGCTCAGGCACGCCTCTTCGCTGATTCGCAAGGGATGCCGCATCGCTGCCATCAAGGCGGGCAGCTCTGCCGCGGGCAGCCGTGCCGCCAGCTCGCATACGGGGGCGCTGGCGAGTCCTGATGTGGCGGTGGATGCCCTGTTCCGCAAGGCAGGCATCGTGCGCTGCAGCGGGCGTGAAGACCTTATCAGCGTGGCCTCGGTGTTTATGCACCCCCGGCTGGAAGGCAAGAACATAGCTGTCATCACCCACGCAGGCGGACCGGCGGTGATGCTCACCGACGCCCTCTCCAACAGCGGTCTGGAGGTTCCACATATAGATACCCCCGCAAGCAAGGAACTGCTCACCAAGCTCTTCCCCGGCTCATCGGTGGCCAATCCCATTGACTTCCTGGCTACGGGAACGGCCGAACAGCTGGGCATCATTATCGACTACGTGGATAATCAGTTTGACAACATTGACGGGATGGTGGTCATCTTTGGCACCCCCGGCCTGTTCCCCCTCTTCGACGTCTATGAGGTGCTGCACCAGAAGATGCTGACGGCCCGCAAGCCCGTCTTCCCGGTATTGCCCAGCACCCTGACCGCTAAGGCCGAGGTGGAAGACTTCATTGCCAAAGGACGGATCAACTTCCCCGATGAGGTGACCCTGGGCAATGCCCTGTGCAGGGTTTACCATACCCCGGCTCCGGGTCCTGAGAAAGTAGAATTGCCTGCCGTGGATCATCAGCGAATCCGTGCGATCATCGAGGGGGCAGGAGATGGATACCTGGCTCCCGAAGCGGTGCAGGGCCTGCTCGATGCAGCGGGCATCCCCCGTGCAGGCGAAGCCGTGGCCGCCACAGAGGCAGAGGTGCTGAAAGCCGCTGAGCAACTTGGTTACCCCCTGGTAATGAAAGTCGTGGGACCCGTGCACAAGAGCGACGTGGGCGGGGTGGTGCTCAACGTGAAGGATGCAGAAGGGGTGAAGCGTGAGTTCGCCCGGATGATGCAGATCAAGGACACCACGGCCATCCTGATGCAACCGATGCTGTCGGGCACGGAGCTGTTCGCCGGCGCCAAGCGTGAGGATAAATTCGGGCATATGGTGCTGTGTGGTATGGGCGGTATCTTTATCGAGGTGCTGAAGGACGTCTCCTCGGCCCTCTCACCCCTCTCAAAAGATGATGCCCTGGGGATGATCCGCAGGCTGAAGAGCTATAGGATCATCCAGGGGGTGCGCGGCCAAGAGGGCATCAGCGAAGACAGGTTCTCGGAGGTGCTGGTACGCCTCTCCGCCTTGCTGGAAGCTGCCCCCGAGATCTACGAGATGGACCTGAACCCCCTGCTGGGCAAAGGCGAACAGGTGGTGGCGGTGGACGCGAGGATTAACCTGGTGAAGTAA